One genomic region from Cyanobium usitatum str. Tous encodes:
- a CDS encoding DUF2103 domain-containing protein — MGRVVITHSTYVEGLIPLLKQLALCPGIDTVTPAVISRVRGRSSQMRLRVSAPITGGHKLVARRGSSVQEVFVVTGWSREQLQECLDRLLGQTPPNSNSPEGERS; from the coding sequence ATGGGCCGGGTGGTCATCACCCACAGCACCTACGTGGAGGGGCTGATTCCGCTGCTCAAGCAACTTGCGCTCTGCCCCGGCATCGACACCGTCACCCCGGCGGTGATCAGTCGCGTGCGTGGCCGCAGCAGCCAGATGCGGCTGCGGGTTTCAGCTCCCATCACCGGGGGGCACAAACTCGTCGCCCGCCGCGGCAGCAGCGTGCAGGAGGTGTTTGTAGTCACCGGCTGGAGCCGGGAGCAACTGCAGGAGTGCCTAGATCGCTTGCTGGGTCAGACACCACCCAACAGCAACTCACCGGAGGGTGAACGCTCGTAG
- the ftsH gene encoding ATP-dependent zinc metalloprotease FtsH codes for MNQRWRLIALWLLPLAVVAFLGWQLLGNGGTARFKPEGATVAPRNAAVARMSYGRFLDYVDAGRVTAVDIFDGGRSAVIEAVDPDLDNRVQRLRVDLPGVAPELVNKLKEQGISFDIHPPKTAPPALGLLGNLLFPLLLIGSLIFLSRRGSGMPGGPGQAMQFGKTKARFAMEAETGVKFDDVAGVEEAKQDLQEVVTFLKTPERFTSVGAKIPKGVLLVGPPGTGKTLLAKAIAGEAGVPFFSLSGSEFVEMFVGVGASRVRDLFKRAKENSPCLIFIDEIDAVGRQRGAGVGGGNDEREQTLNQLLTEMDGFEGNSGIIIIAATNRADVLDSALLRPGRFDRQVQVDVPDIKGRLSVLKVHSRDKKLADDVSLEVIARRTPGFSGADLANLLNEAAILTARRRKEATSLAEIDDAVDRIIAGMEGKPLTDGRSKRLIAYHEVGHALVGTLVQAHDPVQKVTLIPRGQAQGLTWFSPDEEQMLVSRAQLRARIMGALGGRAAEDVVFGHSEVTTGAGGDIQQVASIARQMVTRFGMSDLGQVSFEAGNQEVFLGRDLMTRSDGSDRLASKIDDAVRQMVHSCYADTVKLVAEHRACMDQVVELLIEKESLDGEEFRAIVAEFTEIPEKERFSPLLAG; via the coding sequence ATGAACCAGCGCTGGCGTCTGATTGCCCTCTGGCTGCTGCCCCTCGCAGTGGTCGCATTCCTCGGATGGCAGCTGCTTGGTAATGGCGGCACGGCCCGTTTCAAACCAGAAGGCGCCACGGTTGCTCCCCGCAATGCAGCAGTAGCCCGCATGAGCTACGGCCGCTTCCTCGATTACGTCGATGCGGGCCGAGTAACGGCGGTCGACATCTTCGACGGCGGCCGCAGTGCAGTTATTGAGGCCGTGGATCCAGACCTCGACAATCGGGTCCAGCGTCTACGCGTAGACCTGCCCGGTGTTGCTCCAGAGCTGGTCAACAAGCTCAAGGAGCAGGGCATCAGCTTCGATATTCATCCACCCAAAACCGCTCCACCAGCGCTTGGCTTGCTCGGCAATCTGCTCTTCCCACTGCTGCTGATTGGCTCGCTGATCTTCCTGTCACGCCGTGGCAGCGGCATGCCCGGAGGTCCCGGTCAGGCGATGCAATTCGGCAAAACCAAAGCCCGCTTTGCTATGGAAGCTGAAACTGGCGTCAAATTTGACGACGTGGCTGGTGTTGAGGAGGCCAAGCAGGACCTCCAGGAAGTTGTCACCTTCCTAAAAACTCCCGAGCGCTTCACTTCAGTTGGCGCCAAGATCCCCAAAGGGGTGCTGCTTGTTGGACCTCCCGGTACCGGCAAAACCCTGCTTGCCAAGGCAATTGCTGGTGAAGCTGGAGTTCCCTTCTTCTCGCTTTCAGGATCTGAATTCGTTGAAATGTTTGTTGGCGTGGGTGCCAGCCGGGTTCGCGACCTGTTCAAGCGGGCTAAAGAGAATAGCCCTTGTTTGATCTTCATCGACGAGATCGATGCGGTTGGACGTCAGCGTGGTGCCGGTGTCGGCGGCGGTAACGACGAGAGGGAGCAAACCCTCAACCAGCTGCTCACCGAGATGGACGGCTTTGAAGGCAATAGCGGCATCATCATCATTGCCGCAACAAACCGAGCCGACGTGCTCGATTCAGCCCTGCTGCGCCCGGGTCGTTTCGATCGCCAGGTTCAAGTTGATGTGCCAGACATCAAAGGAAGGCTGTCTGTGCTCAAGGTGCACAGCCGCGATAAAAAGCTGGCCGACGATGTGAGCCTCGAAGTAATTGCTCGCCGTACCCCAGGCTTCTCCGGCGCCGATCTCGCCAACCTGCTCAACGAAGCGGCAATCCTCACGGCCCGGCGCCGCAAGGAGGCAACCTCACTTGCCGAAATTGATGATGCCGTCGACCGGATCATTGCCGGCATGGAGGGCAAGCCCCTCACCGATGGCCGCAGCAAGCGGCTTATCGCTTATCACGAAGTGGGCCATGCCCTGGTGGGCACCCTGGTGCAGGCCCATGACCCTGTGCAAAAGGTCACCCTGATCCCGCGGGGTCAGGCCCAAGGCCTTACTTGGTTCTCTCCAGACGAAGAGCAGATGTTGGTGAGCCGGGCCCAGCTGCGTGCTCGCATCATGGGAGCCCTGGGCGGCCGGGCAGCCGAGGATGTGGTCTTCGGCCATTCAGAAGTCACAACCGGTGCCGGTGGTGACATCCAGCAGGTCGCTTCGATTGCCCGCCAAATGGTCACCCGGTTTGGCATGAGCGATCTAGGCCAGGTCTCCTTTGAGGCTGGCAACCAGGAGGTTTTCCTGGGCCGCGACCTGATGACCCGCAGCGATGGCTCCGATCGCCTTGCCAGCAAGATCGATGACGCCGTGCGCCAGATGGTGCACAGCTGCTACGCAGACACGGTCAAGTTGGTGGCAGAGCACCGCGCCTGCATGGATCAGGTGGTGGAGCTACTTATCGAGAAAGAGAGCCTCGATGGCGAAGAGTTCCGCGCCATCGTGGCCGAATTCACGGAGATTCCTGAGAAGGAGCGCTTCTCGCCCCTGCTGGCCGGCTGA
- a CDS encoding outer membrane protein, giving the protein MADIDVNLANPPLAPSFYLRLGAGSDWPKANGFSDNNCSSLQPPALFGCGTGNNGQTLGASGSFEPAAVIDAAAGYRFNSWLRAEALLSWRPELDFSGQSNFLGLAGANQPVTGSASSVAGFGVAYVDLPKVGRVRPFLGAGLGVARNSLSSVTYRFPGIAANAATITPDGSSSGLAYLLTAGISIPLSKRLDLDLAYRFSDLGDVRSSSGQAGLSRPTLPAGTTIPIGGTQAALQAHGVQLSLRYSF; this is encoded by the coding sequence ATGGCTGATATTGATGTAAACCTCGCCAACCCACCGCTGGCTCCAAGCTTCTATTTGCGCCTGGGGGCTGGCAGCGATTGGCCAAAGGCCAATGGTTTCAGTGACAACAACTGTTCCAGCCTGCAGCCCCCTGCCCTATTTGGTTGCGGCACTGGCAACAACGGCCAAACCCTTGGAGCTTCAGGCAGCTTCGAGCCGGCAGCAGTGATCGATGCAGCGGCGGGATATCGCTTCAACAGCTGGTTGCGGGCCGAAGCCCTGCTCAGCTGGCGGCCAGAGCTGGATTTCAGCGGCCAAAGCAACTTCTTGGGGCTTGCCGGCGCCAACCAGCCTGTGACTGGCTCAGCCTCCTCGGTGGCCGGATTTGGGGTTGCCTATGTGGATCTGCCCAAAGTGGGCCGGGTACGCCCTTTCCTTGGCGCCGGCCTGGGTGTCGCCCGCAACAGCCTGAGCTCCGTTACCTATCGCTTCCCTGGCATCGCTGCCAATGCTGCCACGATCACTCCCGATGGCAGCTCCAGTGGTCTGGCCTACCTACTCACCGCAGGCATCAGCATCCCCCTTAGTAAGCGGCTAGATCTCGATCTGGCCTATCGCTTTAGCGACCTTGGTGATGTGCGCTCCAGCAGTGGTCAGGCTGGCTTGTCGCGACCGACGCTGCCAGCAGGAACAACGATCCCGATCGGCGGAACCCAGGCGGCCCTGCAAGCCCATGGGGTGCAGCTGAGTCTGCGCTACTCATTTTAA
- a CDS encoding CofH family radical SAM protein, which produces MSAAGSSPPSPTPAGLADWAWQSAAELLVPPPAEPSSPSPALDPEALDLDDLVAAIDAAQPKLPLSSDADEHDQVSWDPALLAALGLTLLSRRADAEQDELLRRAADGLRQQLAGNIVTYVVNRNLNVSNHCIKHCSFCAFRRDAGDPGAYWLSEADLQQKAAEALEAGATELCIQGGLNPAATVAGSQLAYAERLLGLLQQAAPGLHLHAFSPQELLYFAQHDGLPLDQVLVRLQAAGLGSVPGTAAEVLSEPVRQVLCPEKLTAREWVAVMLQVHQHGLPATSTLMAGHIESPADVVAHLLTLVAVQRYAWQHQRQGFTEFVLLPFVGASAPAALRSRVQRDQPDPAAMLRLTAQARLLLGPWFRFHQPSWVKLTLAGATEALRWGCNDLGGTLMEEHITTMAGASGGTRQSPQALEAAAQRLGRPVRRRTTLYGAGA; this is translated from the coding sequence GTGAGCGCCGCTGGCTCTTCGCCACCCTCCCCCACTCCCGCTGGCTTAGCCGATTGGGCCTGGCAGAGCGCAGCAGAGCTGCTGGTGCCACCCCCAGCTGAGCCCTCTAGCCCTTCACCAGCCCTCGACCCAGAAGCCCTCGACCTAGATGACCTGGTTGCGGCCATTGATGCGGCCCAGCCCAAGCTGCCGCTCAGTAGTGATGCCGATGAGCACGACCAGGTCAGCTGGGATCCGGCCTTGCTTGCCGCCCTCGGTCTTACCTTGCTCAGCCGCAGGGCTGACGCCGAGCAGGATGAATTGTTGCGCCGCGCTGCAGACGGCCTGCGTCAACAACTAGCGGGCAACATCGTCACCTACGTGGTGAACCGCAACCTCAACGTTTCAAACCACTGCATCAAGCACTGCAGCTTCTGCGCCTTCCGCCGCGATGCTGGCGACCCCGGCGCCTACTGGCTTAGCGAAGCCGACCTGCAGCAAAAAGCCGCCGAGGCACTTGAGGCTGGAGCCACCGAGCTCTGCATCCAGGGCGGACTCAACCCCGCCGCCACGGTGGCAGGCAGTCAGCTGGCCTACGCCGAACGGTTGCTTGGTCTGTTGCAGCAGGCAGCACCGGGGTTGCACCTGCATGCCTTTTCGCCCCAGGAGCTGCTTTATTTCGCCCAGCACGACGGGCTGCCCCTCGATCAGGTGCTGGTGCGGCTGCAAGCGGCTGGCCTGGGATCGGTGCCGGGTACGGCGGCAGAGGTGCTCAGTGAGCCGGTGCGGCAGGTGCTCTGTCCGGAGAAACTCACGGCCCGGGAGTGGGTGGCGGTGATGCTTCAGGTGCACCAGCACGGCTTGCCTGCCACCAGCACCCTGATGGCAGGCCACATCGAGTCTCCGGCCGACGTGGTGGCTCACCTGCTTACCCTGGTGGCGGTGCAGCGCTACGCCTGGCAGCATCAACGCCAGGGTTTCACTGAGTTTGTGCTGCTGCCGTTTGTGGGCGCTTCGGCGCCAGCTGCCCTGCGCTCCCGGGTGCAACGGGATCAGCCCGACCCTGCAGCGATGTTGCGGCTCACGGCCCAGGCCCGGCTGTTGCTGGGGCCCTGGTTTCGCTTCCACCAGCCCAGCTGGGTGAAGCTCACCCTCGCAGGCGCCACCGAGGCCCTGCGCTGGGGCTGCAATGACCTGGGCGGCACCTTGATGGAGGAGCACATCACCACGATGGCGGGTGCCAGCGGCGGTACCCGCCAGTCCCCCCAAGCGCTTGAGGCGGCTGCCCAGCGACTTGGCCGTCCGGTGCGGCGGCGCACCACCCTCTACGGAGCTGGGGCGTGA
- the clpP gene encoding ATP-dependent Clp endopeptidase proteolytic subunit ClpP: protein MIPIVIEESGRGERAFDIYSRLLRERIIFLGEPVTAESANRVVAQLLFLEAEDPEKDIFMYINSPGGSVYDGLGIFDTMQHIKPDVQTVCVGLAASMGAFLLCAGTKGKRSSLTHSRIMIHQPLGGARGQASDIRIQANEILYLKQKLNQELSDRTGQALPRIEEDTDRDFFMSPAEAVEYGLIDKVIEKRPVRPV from the coding sequence ATGATCCCGATCGTGATTGAAGAGTCGGGCCGGGGTGAGCGCGCATTTGACATCTATTCCCGCCTACTGCGGGAGCGCATCATCTTTTTGGGCGAACCGGTCACCGCTGAGTCGGCCAACCGGGTTGTGGCCCAGCTGCTCTTCCTAGAGGCGGAAGATCCTGAGAAGGATATTTTCATGTATATCAATTCTCCGGGTGGATCGGTATACGACGGTCTGGGGATTTTTGACACCATGCAACACATCAAGCCAGATGTGCAAACCGTTTGCGTGGGTCTGGCCGCTTCGATGGGTGCCTTTCTGCTCTGCGCTGGCACCAAGGGCAAGCGCAGCAGCCTCACCCACTCGCGGATCATGATCCACCAGCCCTTGGGCGGCGCCCGCGGACAGGCCAGCGATATCCGCATTCAGGCCAACGAAATCCTCTACTTGAAGCAGAAGCTCAACCAGGAGCTCAGCGATCGCACGGGCCAAGCCCTGCCCCGCATCGAGGAAGACACAGACCGCGACTTTTTCATGTCACCTGCGGAGGCTGTTGAGTACGGCCTAATCGACAAGGTGATCGAAAAGCGGCCCGTGCGTCCCGTTTGA
- the petN gene encoding cytochrome b6-f complex subunit PetN, which produces MLISAGWASLAALFSFSIAMVVWGRHGDNSIKF; this is translated from the coding sequence ATGTTGATCTCGGCGGGTTGGGCCTCCTTGGCTGCTCTGTTCAGCTTTTCCATCGCCATGGTGGTCTGGGGTCGTCACGGCGACAACAGCATCAAGTTCTGA
- a CDS encoding carbohydrate ABC transporter permease — MSEANLRKRTATAWGFLTPALVLIGLSVLIPAAMALVMSFSQAGLDVSEPLRFVGLANIRRLLADPMFFRVTGTTFLYLLGVVPPIVVGALALAVLVNRQLPAIHWFRAALYTPVLVSIVVAAIAFRWIYAENGLINGWLTALLGRSFDPIGFLTSPLLALPSVMLVTLWKGLGYYMVIFLAGLQGISPDLYEAAALDGSEGLRKHLDITLPLLRPYITLVAVISAIAATKVFEEVYLMTQGGPADSTRTLVYYVYDQAFAELEISYACTIGLALFLIVLMLSLVRYLFAGDRGLT, encoded by the coding sequence ATGAGCGAGGCCAATCTCCGCAAGCGCACCGCCACGGCCTGGGGCTTCTTGACCCCTGCCCTGGTGCTGATCGGGCTGTCGGTGCTGATTCCGGCAGCGATGGCATTGGTGATGAGCTTCAGCCAGGCCGGCCTCGATGTCAGCGAGCCGCTGCGCTTCGTTGGGCTGGCCAATATCCGGCGCCTGCTGGCCGACCCGATGTTTTTCCGGGTCACCGGCACCACCTTTTTGTATCTGCTGGGAGTGGTGCCCCCGATCGTGGTCGGTGCCTTAGCTCTGGCCGTGCTGGTCAACCGCCAGCTGCCGGCGATCCATTGGTTTCGTGCAGCCCTGTACACCCCGGTGCTGGTGTCGATCGTGGTGGCGGCCATTGCCTTTCGCTGGATCTATGCCGAAAACGGCCTGATTAATGGCTGGCTCACCGCCCTGTTGGGCAGAAGCTTCGACCCCATCGGTTTCCTCACCTCGCCGCTGCTGGCCCTGCCGTCGGTGATGCTCGTGACCCTCTGGAAGGGCCTCGGCTACTACATGGTGATCTTTCTGGCCGGGCTGCAGGGCATCTCCCCCGATCTCTACGAGGCAGCCGCCCTCGATGGCAGTGAGGGCTTGCGAAAGCACCTAGATATCACCCTGCCGCTGCTGCGGCCCTACATCACCCTGGTGGCGGTTATTTCCGCAATTGCGGCCACCAAGGTGTTCGAAGAGGTGTATTTAATGACTCAAGGTGGCCCTGCCGATTCAACTCGCACCCTCGTTTACTATGTCTACGACCAGGCTTTTGCCGAGCTGGAGATCAGCTACGCCTGCACGATTGGGTTGGCATTGTTTTTGATCGTGCTGATGCTGAGTTTGGTGCGCTATCTCTTCGCCGGTGATCGCGGCCTCACTTGA
- a CDS encoding NAD(P)H-dependent oxidoreductase: MPISPQQLNGAMAWRYATKVFDPSRRIDDTTWAALEDALVQSPSSYGLQPWKFLEINDPALRQQLRPESWNQSQITDCSHLVVFLVQRQIGAAEADRLIETMAAVRGLDSAALATYRQMIDVDLINGPRSQQIDRWASNQVYIALGTFMTAAALLEVDTCAIEGFDPIAYDRILKLEDSPYRSCVVCAAGYRDSSDKYASLAKVRYSPAELIERR; encoded by the coding sequence ATGCCGATCTCCCCCCAGCAGCTCAATGGGGCCATGGCCTGGCGCTACGCCACCAAGGTGTTTGACCCCAGTCGCCGCATTGACGACACCACCTGGGCGGCCCTGGAGGATGCCCTAGTGCAGAGCCCATCGAGCTATGGCCTGCAGCCCTGGAAATTTCTGGAGATAAACGACCCCGCCCTGCGCCAGCAGCTGCGCCCCGAGTCGTGGAACCAGAGCCAGATCACCGACTGCTCCCATCTGGTGGTGTTCCTGGTGCAACGCCAGATCGGCGCCGCCGAAGCCGATCGCCTAATCGAAACGATGGCAGCCGTTCGCGGCCTCGATTCCGCCGCCCTGGCCACCTACCGCCAGATGATCGACGTCGACCTGATCAATGGCCCTCGCAGCCAGCAGATCGACCGCTGGGCCAGCAATCAGGTGTACATCGCCCTGGGCACCTTCATGACAGCTGCTGCCCTGCTGGAGGTGGACACCTGTGCCATCGAAGGCTTCGATCCCATCGCCTACGACCGCATTCTCAAATTGGAAGACTCGCCCTACCGCAGCTGTGTGGTGTGTGCGGCTGGCTATCGCGACAGCAGCGATAAATACGCCTCGCTGGCGAAGGTTCGCTATTCGCCTGCCGAACTGATCGAGAGGCGTTGA
- a CDS encoding DUF1830 domain-containing protein yields the protein MACSYRNTSDRMVILRCIGAEQFFLERVVFPFELLSFQCPPSSVVKIWTHGLGGPELVETFNAGDLLNEAPTQPAQPAQLEALASSRSYAPGLLDGELPWATAS from the coding sequence ATGGCGTGCAGTTACCGTAATACCAGCGATCGGATGGTGATCCTGCGCTGCATAGGAGCCGAGCAGTTCTTCCTCGAACGGGTGGTGTTTCCCTTCGAGCTGCTCAGCTTCCAGTGCCCACCGAGCAGCGTCGTGAAGATCTGGACCCACGGCCTCGGTGGGCCCGAATTGGTGGAGACCTTTAACGCCGGCGATCTGCTCAACGAGGCCCCGACCCAACCAGCCCAACCAGCCCAGCTCGAAGCGCTGGCCAGTTCCCGCAGCTACGCCCCCGGTCTGCTGGATGGCGAGCTGCCTTGGGCAACGGCCAGCTGA
- a CDS encoding 5-(carboxyamino)imidazole ribonucleotide synthase encodes MLAAAARKLDVPLHVLTPGAQDPATALASSVVLAELDDVAATRELARRSGAITFENEWVDLPALAPLSFDGVVFLPSLEALAPLVSKRGQRQLLQDLGLPCPRWCDLPSSALLPEGFNYPLMAKASTGGYDGKGTAVLRCPEDLTALLARVPLGDWILEEFVNFEQELSQLACRDRAGNVQCYPLVQTHQHQQVCDWVLAPASVPHAVQAYARNIAASLLTAINYVGVISIELFYGPGGLQVNEIAPRTHNSGHFTIEAAHTSQFEQQVRIVAGLPMGSVELQVPGALMVNLLGFESSEADYQAQRDDLAAIPEATVHWYGKQGSSPGRKLGHVTLLLPGVTAEERAGQAEQLLERVRSIWPLPPHNP; translated from the coding sequence ATGCTTGCGGCCGCTGCCCGCAAGCTCGATGTGCCCCTGCATGTTTTGACACCAGGGGCTCAGGATCCCGCCACTGCCCTTGCCAGCAGTGTGGTGCTGGCTGAACTCGACGATGTGGCGGCCACCCGGGAGCTGGCGCGCCGCAGTGGTGCGATCACCTTCGAAAATGAATGGGTAGACCTGCCGGCCCTGGCGCCGCTCAGTTTTGACGGAGTCGTCTTTCTGCCCAGCCTGGAGGCCCTCGCTCCCCTAGTCAGTAAACGGGGTCAGCGGCAGTTGCTGCAGGATCTGGGCCTGCCTTGCCCGCGCTGGTGCGATCTGCCCAGCAGCGCCCTGCTGCCTGAAGGCTTCAACTACCCACTAATGGCCAAGGCCTCCACCGGGGGCTACGACGGCAAGGGGACAGCCGTGTTGCGCTGCCCTGAAGATCTCACGGCCCTGCTGGCCAGGGTGCCCCTAGGCGACTGGATTCTTGAGGAGTTTGTCAACTTTGAGCAGGAGCTCTCCCAGCTCGCCTGCCGCGACCGGGCTGGCAACGTGCAGTGCTACCCCTTGGTGCAGACCCACCAGCACCAGCAGGTGTGCGACTGGGTGCTGGCGCCGGCTTCAGTGCCCCATGCGGTGCAGGCCTATGCCCGCAATATCGCCGCTTCCCTGCTCACCGCGATCAATTACGTGGGCGTGATCTCCATCGAGCTTTTTTATGGCCCGGGCGGTCTGCAGGTTAATGAAATCGCCCCCCGCACCCACAATTCCGGCCATTTCACGATCGAGGCAGCCCATACAAGCCAGTTCGAGCAGCAGGTGCGGATCGTCGCTGGCCTGCCGATGGGGTCTGTCGAGCTGCAGGTGCCGGGGGCACTGATGGTGAATCTGTTGGGCTTTGAAAGTTCTGAAGCCGACTACCAGGCTCAGCGGGACGATCTGGCTGCCATACCGGAGGCCACGGTGCACTGGTATGGCAAGCAGGGCTCCAGCCCCGGACGCAAGCTTGGTCACGTCACCCTGCTGCTGCCCGGGGTCACAGCTGAGGAACGGGCTGGCCAGGCGGAGCAGCTTTTAGAGCGGGTCCGATCCATCTGGCCCCTGCCCCCGCACAACCCGTAA
- the psb29 gene encoding photosystem II biogenesis protein Psp29, whose amino-acid sequence MSAALTVADSKREFHRAFPHVIAPLYRRMVDELLVELHLLSRQTGFRSDALFACGLIQVFDSFAKGYRPDAQRLPLLQALCSASGFDADQLRQQRDSAMAAMGSHSVEQVKQWIEQEGSGAPEPLAAALAGIRRPDFHYSRLMAVGLLSLLEQAQGADALDASALRSYAHDLGGAMGLLRERLDKDLSLYATNLEKMAQAVELMAETVASERRKRERQQQEATEAPTEIAAEAAPSAG is encoded by the coding sequence GTGAGTGCAGCCCTCACCGTTGCCGACAGCAAGCGGGAGTTTCACCGCGCCTTCCCCCACGTGATCGCGCCGCTCTACCGCCGCATGGTGGATGAGCTGCTGGTGGAGCTGCACCTGCTCAGCCGTCAAACCGGCTTTCGCAGTGATGCCCTGTTTGCCTGCGGCCTGATCCAGGTGTTCGACAGTTTTGCTAAGGGCTATCGCCCTGACGCCCAGCGCCTACCCCTGCTCCAGGCCCTTTGTTCCGCTTCCGGCTTCGATGCCGACCAGCTGCGCCAGCAGCGTGACAGCGCCATGGCAGCCATGGGCAGCCACAGCGTCGAGCAGGTGAAGCAGTGGATCGAACAGGAGGGTTCGGGCGCCCCCGAACCCCTTGCGGCAGCTCTAGCCGGCATCCGCCGCCCCGATTTCCACTATTCCCGGTTGATGGCCGTAGGCCTGCTGAGCTTGCTTGAGCAGGCCCAGGGCGCAGACGCCTTAGACGCCTCCGCCCTGCGCAGCTATGCCCACGATTTGGGCGGCGCCATGGGCTTGCTGCGCGAGCGACTCGACAAGGACCTGAGCCTCTACGCCACCAACCTCGAGAAAATGGCCCAGGCCGTGGAGCTAATGGCGGAAACCGTTGCTTCTGAACGCCGTAAACGGGAGCGGCAGCAACAGGAAGCCACAGAGGCCCCTACCGAGATTGCAGCTGAAGCCGCCCCGTCAGCTGGCTGA
- the clpS gene encoding ATP-dependent Clp protease adapter ClpS — MVVVLSSASPVQERLRLRQPYPDFKVVVLDDDFNTFQHVVETLVRIIPAMIPDKAWELAHRIDGEGSAVVWCGPQEQAELYHQQLGAAGLTMAPLERA, encoded by the coding sequence GTGGTTGTGGTCCTTTCCTCCGCCAGCCCCGTTCAGGAGCGACTGCGCCTGCGCCAGCCATACCCCGACTTCAAGGTGGTGGTGCTCGACGACGACTTCAACACCTTTCAGCACGTGGTGGAAACACTGGTGCGCATCATTCCCGCCATGATCCCTGATAAGGCCTGGGAGCTGGCCCACCGCATCGACGGGGAGGGTTCGGCGGTGGTGTGGTGCGGCCCCCAGGAACAGGCTGAGCTCTACCACCAGCAGCTGGGCGCAGCCGGCCTGACCATGGCTCCTTTGGAGCGGGCCTGA
- a CDS encoding phosphotransferase, translating into MAATDPTEMLVKQPEPQWIGEALGTNVKSLEAKLLGEGRGFQSTTWRLELSCDPPEQGPTSVILKSETSNKDFNEFSRLNNAFGREVGFYTHCTPRLENHKPSVFATNSSEPFWLLIEDLTHLRSGDQVIGLSYEETLATIQRMAAIHAEFWLDPSLNQHSWLPNHGFWFADPKAEIVDDFFATYGVRFGTDVCRLYRAVLEQSSDIDQALTDRPWTLVHGDLRADNLLFGHTQDDPESVIIDWSWASRSSAAIDIAFLIGGSTPQAQRLGRHEDLLLAWHQELLKLGVCDYSLEEARYDLQLAALRCITAGIAMHSFTGPDIPIRAALFMDDAIQRHAAYALEIDAWQALPDPSAWNG; encoded by the coding sequence ATGGCGGCCACAGATCCCACAGAAATGCTGGTAAAGCAGCCCGAACCGCAGTGGATCGGCGAGGCTCTCGGCACCAATGTCAAAAGCCTGGAGGCGAAGCTGCTGGGAGAGGGCAGGGGATTTCAATCGACCACTTGGCGTTTGGAGCTGAGCTGTGATCCACCGGAACAAGGGCCAACAAGCGTAATTCTCAAAAGTGAAACCTCCAATAAGGACTTCAATGAGTTCAGCCGGCTGAATAACGCCTTTGGTCGTGAGGTGGGGTTTTACACTCACTGCACACCAAGATTAGAAAATCACAAACCCTCAGTTTTTGCAACCAATTCATCTGAACCTTTTTGGTTGCTAATCGAGGATCTGACCCACTTACGTTCAGGTGATCAAGTCATCGGCCTCAGCTACGAGGAAACGTTGGCCACGATCCAACGCATGGCAGCTATCCACGCCGAATTTTGGCTTGATCCTTCCCTAAACCAACACAGCTGGTTGCCAAACCATGGCTTTTGGTTTGCAGACCCAAAAGCCGAAATCGTTGATGATTTCTTTGCTACCTACGGCGTGCGCTTCGGCACGGATGTTTGCCGCCTATATCGCGCGGTACTAGAGCAGAGCTCTGACATTGATCAGGCTCTCACTGACAGGCCTTGGACCCTCGTGCATGGTGATCTGCGCGCCGACAATTTGCTGTTCGGCCACACGCAGGATGATCCGGAGTCGGTGATAATTGATTGGTCCTGGGCCAGCCGAAGTTCAGCAGCTATTGATATCGCCTTTTTAATTGGCGGCAGCACCCCCCAGGCGCAGCGACTGGGACGACATGAAGACCTGCTGCTGGCCTGGCATCAAGAACTGCTCAAGCTTGGAGTTTGCGATTACTCGCTTGAAGAAGCGCGATACGACCTGCAATTAGCAGCTCTACGGTGCATCACTGCCGGCATAGCCATGCATTCCTTCACCGGCCCAGACATTCCCATCCGGGCAGCCCTGTTCATGGATGACGCGATCCAGCGTCATGCGGCCTACGCCCTAGAAATTGACGCCTGGCAAGCTCTGCCCGATCCGAGTGCCTGGAATGGCTGA